In Nicotiana tabacum cultivar K326 chromosome 10, ASM71507v2, whole genome shotgun sequence, the DNA window GCAATAATGCCTAGGTGTTAATTAAAAGAGTAATTCTCCGGGTGcaataaatgatttttttttatccttttaaatttaaTCTGAAtaagtgttttttttttcctaaaatCAAGAGGtattattttttcttcaaaattattcTCGTCTACACaaatttctaaaaaatctacaatgAGTAGATTAAGATagtttagttaaataatttctcttaattaatattattaaatattttcttaaatggGAGTTAAAATTACTCTTATTATGAGCCGGAGGAGTAAGACTTGAAATATTCGTAAAAAATACTAGTACTATGTTTTTTTGTCTGAGAAGTCACTTTTTTTCCTTTGAAtgagaaattattatttttttacacgaaagcttttttttccttctctgtATTCGTTTCTAGGACTGAGATGACTATTAAACAAGCTGAAAGACTAGCTAAATTGCTGAAGCGAATAGGCTAAGCTCAAGGGGCCAAAGAATGGGGCAGACTAAAGTCTAAAGCGAGCAGATTTGATTTACTGAATGGAGAGCTATGGAATATTGAAACATTGTACAATTGGGTTAAACCATTAGAgaaaaataatatgacacatgggcaCACAGCTAGAAGgtgaaaattcaaaaacaaatatGACACATGTTGCTGCCCAGGATCGAACTGGGGACCTTTAGTGTGTAAGACTAACGTGATAACCACTACACCACAGCAACCTATTGTTGAAAATATCTTACAATATATTTCTTTGTACCTAGTTTTCATCTTTGAAAAGTTCGTTGCCGGACAATTTCTGGGTGCAAAAGTTCCTTAAGGCCTAAGGATATGAAAATTCTTGCATTAAcatcacaaaaaaaaatatgaCATATGTTGTTTTTCTACACAAACTATAATTTTATCTTCCAAGAAATATTTCagattcttttttaaaaattgctcGAACAGAAAATGAGTTTTAAAGAAAAACTCTATACGTTTCCAAAATACGATATTTTGCATAAAttattttagaaaagattttttttttttttttggtcagcAACTAGTCTAATTGATgattcatcaacaacaaataaaaaagaGCTGTCCATCAGATACAGAGCCTGTTTGGATGGGCTTAAAAGCTTTTAAGTTATTTTTTAGCTTATTGAGTTGTTTGACAAACTTAAAATTTGGTTAAAGGACAAATATTTTTAAGCCAAAAGGTCCAAATTAAGCCAAAAGTGATAAGTTGGGTAatcttaacttttttttttccttaaaagtCACCCCTCTTTGACCAAGTATTTTACATTGCTATACCTGATACTTAtgtataatttccaaaatacccaatcatttctATTTCTCCTTTCCTCCGCCATTTCAATCCTTGCCTTCTAAATTTcataatcttttctttttctcctttcctttgCTATTTTCAATTTGTGCCTTCCAAATTCCAACTTTGTCCaactctttattttgttttagtttcttttttggtTCCATAACATTTCTAAAAAGATTGTTGTTGAATCCCTCATTTTTTAAAATTGGTAAAACTATATTCTAAATCAAAATTTTGAATGAGTCTACATGTTAACAACAAATTTGAAGCTATGAgacgaaaaaatatattttggtgAAATAATTGATTATTGcatgttatttaaataaataatttatattttataaattaatttaataaattattatctACTAATTGAATCATATTCCGTTTTCCTATTTCATGTTCACATAGATTGGACAATTACTGAAAATTTCCTAAACGCCAAGTGTCCCAGCTTATATTGCGTGAAAGACGGACAATAGGGAACGACCTCAGAATACAATCACTAAATTGTTTCAAATTCTTCAACCCGTCGTCCTCAATTCGACAATTCCCACAACCCTAACCTTTAAAAAAGAAACCCTAGCTTTAATCTAGGGTTAGGGTTTTCAGGAATTCTATTCAGTTGAATCAATAATTAAGATGACGAGGATGGCGAGGAGTTGCATGCAGTCATTGCTAAAAGTGGTAAATTCGGCGATTGGAATGGTTGGGATCGCGATGATATTGTACGCCCTTTGGATGTTTAGGGTTTGGCATAAGCAGATGGGTCCCACTCCTCCCCCTTTCTTTGGCCCTGATGCCCCTGCTCCATGGTAAATCTTTCATCTTTTTTAGTGCGTGCGCAAATTTACATGATAGTTGATCACTTTACGTGATGGTGGGGaatatttgtttctctttttttaacCAAAGTTATGGCCTTTTAAAGTAATTGGAGTTCCTTTTTACTGCCTCACTTTTGGTCTGAATTTTTGATTTATGTGTTTTCTGCTTATTGGACGCTGTGAATAAAAGGAGGATTTTTTATTGTCAATTTTACTATATTAAAGTTCATTTCGGGAATTAACTATGCCTCTGTTCCAAATGGTTGGATATATATGTGAATCCTCTGTATCCCAGTATTCATAGGAAGGAGGGTCCATTACAGTAAAGACTTTTCTTTTAACAGAACCATGGTCGGGCCACATGACTAGCTCGCACGACTCCACTATTCTACCAAGTACCTCCATCCTTCCACTAGTATAGGAACTGGTAGGCCACACCATTAGGTTATACTTAGACTATCTTTaggatttgggggggggggggcggttAAGGCTTTGTCCACTACCTGTGTATAGATCACAAAAGATAAAAGGAGGATGGTTTTGTGCCATACCTCCCATAGAATTGAAGAATGATAAAAGTCACAGAGGTAAAACAAACTTCAAAGCTGAAATGAGGAGGACTCCTCCTGTACATGATCATCTGTGTAAGCTTTCAAAAAATAGCTAGGTAGTCGTGCTATATACATAAGGGACTAACTTTTGAATCATGTACTTACCTTTAAACAATTGCTATGGGGAATCCATTATTATGCATCATGAATGGACTGTTTGATGGAAGAACTTATAAAAAGAAATGGACTGCTTGATTGAAGTAAAAAGTAGAAACCAACTaggccttttcttttttctcgttttatTTTGGTTCAGTAGTAAAATATTGGTGTTTCTTTATATTAGATAGTAGAATTGTCACACACTCATATGCACATGTTGAGAATGATTATTGATCtagattttgatatttttatgttTCATAAGCTGTCAGATTTCTGTtctaattttttgaaatttggaTATTAGTTTCTGGTTCAACATCTGTGAATTTAGCAAACTTTTGTCTAATGCAGGTTCATTTACTCAACACTTGGTCTTGGAATAACTTTGTGCGTAGTCACGTGTTCGGGTCACATTGCTGCAGAGACGGCTAGTGGCTGTTGCTTGTATATTGTATCCTTTtcattacttttcttttaattaatgtAGGTTATTGAATGAGAGTCTTGTCTGTTCAGCTGCCCTAGTGTTCCttttttttgggggtgggggtgggttgGGGTCAGGGCAGACACGAGTGTGTTCCGAGAAAGTTATTTGGACAAGCTTCATCCTACACTATTGTAGTAATTAACTAGCAGTTCAGCAGAGCAATGGAAATATTTTTACTGATTTCACCTAGGATGGAATTGTGTCGATATTTCTAGCTTGGAGATATTGGGGGTGGGGGGTGATGGTCAGGTAGACACGAGTGTGTTCCGAGAAAGCTACTTGGACAAGCTTCAACCTACACTATTGTAGTAATTAACTAGCGGTTCAGCCGAGCAATTGAAATATCTTTACTGATTTCACCTTCTAGGATGGAATTGTGTCGATACTATTTCTAGCTTGGAAATATTGATCTGCATAATCTTCTTATACTACTAAGGAGAAGAAACAATACTCTTGTTCATGACTTATTTCAATGGTTCTTGCATGTGACTCAGTCTTTTGTTTGATAATGTGATTTTCAATAAAGAAGAATCATCATTTTGTTTATGATTCCCATTTCTATTTTCGTTGCAGTTTGATATAACGTCAGCACCTGGGATTGAGGGTAGGGCAGGAAAGGATTTCCTTGAATGCTTGTGCAATGATGTAATTGGGTAAATTAACTTAAAATTAAACCTTGTTGGTATCATCAGTTGGTCAGCACAAACATGAGAGTTTTGGTATCCACCAGTTGGTCAGAATAAACATGGAGTTTGTATTTGGGTATTTAACCAAATAGGATCATCTGGTTCCTCTAAAAAGGACCTATCACTGAAATGCCCCTACTATGGGGTAAAACTTAGTGGAGAGACACGTTTTCCCTTGAGTTGGGAAATGAAGCTATAGCCGCGGATGATATCTACCAGTTGATTTTCTTGGTTTACTTTTGATGCCATTATCCTAGATGTTGAGGTTGATATGCTTTATGCATTATTAGCAAGTAGCAATACAGGCAGCCACCCAAAATGTTGTCAATAATCTATACTGATTGGTGAAGCTATTTTAAAAGATTTTAAGCACCTTCATGGTAAGTTAGGGATGGGGGCTGCACAAAGGGACTCTTTTGGAATCACCTTATCAAAAAAGGACTCTTTTGCAATTCATGTGCAAAAAATTGTAATTAACTATCATTCGTCATGGTTATACTCTTTCACCCTAGTAAGTTTTCTTCGCTTTCTAGATTGTTGCTTAAAGTGTCATTGTTGCTGCTACTTTTTTGGCTTATCTTTTTATTTGATATTAATCCTTTTGCCCCACAGAAGCTTGAGAACTTGGACTCTGCTTTTAAGACTTGCTATGGGAGAGTTGGAATGATTGCTAATTTGAAACTATTAGGATTAATATAAATGTTACTTTTTCTTATTCAACTTGACAGTAATCAGAAGTGGTCTTTTTTCTTTAAGATTCTGCAGTTACGTTGCTTAATATTCACTGTACGGTCTCTGGGTCTTGTGTAAGGTGATATAATCATATAAACCTGCATCCTGGAGTGACTATTCAATTAAAACAGTGATGTTTCTCCTTAATTGGCATAGTACATGGTTTTTGTGTTCCTACTTCTCATGATAGAAGCAGCTGTGACAGTAGACGTATTCCTTAACAGAAATTGGGAAGAGGTATATGCATTGACAAATGCGCCATGGATTTTGATCTTATATATTGAGCTTTTAACAAATCTTTTATATTGATTTGTGTTCAAATTGACCTGATCAGGACTTCCCCGAGGACACAACTGGGAATTTCGATGAGCTCAAACACTTCTTGAAAGAGAACTTTGACATTTGTAAATGGGTAGGTTTGTCAGTAGTGACTGTGCAGGTGGGTCTCCTTCCACGCTCATATACCTCGATACTATGATTAAGTTTTTACCTGTTTTTTATTTGGCAATATAGTTATTCAACTAAACCCTGTTGATATGATTTAATCATTAGCACAAATCGCTGTTTGAAGCTGGTGAGATAAACCCGTTCCAAGTATTGTTATGCTTGAAGAGCCTTCTTTGTAAACCGTTCCTGCCTCACTCCATTCTTTGTTTTTTAGTCATCCCCGTAGATCTATGTCATAGTAATAATGTGGATTCATGTAAAAGGAATTTGTTACTAGATTAGATCGTATATCTCTTGTATTTCTTTTTAATAGGTCCTAGTGTGCTTTAGCGTGCATTTCCGCTTTTTCTAATATCTGAAGAAATTTCTTTGTTTTGGGTGCCATTAGAGCTTATTTCgctcttctctggctgtaaaaTTTCACTTCTGGGATTGAAGTCCTTTTAGCCTTTTTTTCTTTGAATGTCTCTGTAATATTTTGAGAAGTTCTTTCTCCATGCAGCCTtgcatctttttctgcttatttGAGCATCTGCCTAATTACTTTCCACGTGCAGGCGGTAAGTATATTATTGGCGATGATCCTCAAAGCTCTAGGACCACATCCGGAAAGGTATCATTATGAGAGTGATGATGACTATATTCCAGACCGAGTCCCACTATTGAAGAATTATGTTCCTTCACCTTCTTATGTTGTTGGTGACCCTGTGTATGGATCTAAGAATGATGCTTGGAATATCAGAATTAACAGCAAGGTAGGCATGCTCTGCAGACTCATAGGATAAAATTCATTTAGGTGCTCAATTGTAAAGATATTTGGCTTGATAGTATATGATTCCTTGTTTTGTATCTGATGTGCAGGCAAGCAGATGAGCTACACTTTCCGTTGGTCAATCAGCAAGCACTGAATTTGCGGTACAATTGTAATCACTGTGCAAAATGTGTGTAAAGTTGAAGGGGGAATTTTCACATGCTTCTGACCATTGGTAGAATTCACGTAAAGTTGTGCAGTTCTTGTATATTCTGATTCTATGTACTCTTACACTTGTGTGGACAATGTGATAATTTAGCTCTCAAGAGTCCAAAAAGTCTACTTCAGTTGCCTTTTGTTCAATAGCAGAATCATGCAGTTTACCAGAACAAAGAGTAAAGTACATCAAACGACTGTTAGATGAAAAATATAATCTCATCATTCTGTTGCTAGGTATGGTGGAGGACCAATCAATTGCACTTGTTATAAGTTGAGACTGTTTAATTATTTGCGGTACTACTTATTGCTTGATGTTCCCTTTTGTGGACTAATAATCAATCATACTTGTGTACTACTTACCGTTGGTGTTTCCTTTTTGCACATCcccctccctctctctctctctcgaaaAGAACATGTTTCTACTTTCTATTATTGATGAATTCACCCGACCTGCCTAAAACGGGTAAACTGAGAATAGTATTTGGTATGCATTACTTGTGTAGTGTTAAAATTTGTTAGGTGATGTCATCTCTTGCCCATTAACGCTCAAAGGTAGTTCTATGATAGTAATATGTCACGGACAATTTAAAGGTTAATTCCACAGCCTCTTAAACTATACACCCACTCAAACTTAGTCATCATCACATTTTAGCCCCAAAAAATGGCCGTACGGGAATTCTCCTGTAAAGATTGATCTTTAACTGGGACGGAATGAGCAATTATTGGCGAACGGCGATTGTCTATATGTTTATTGACCAATTTGACCTCCATGTTCAGTCAGTAAAGAATTGAAAAAGTTTCTTCATGTGAATACATGTAAAATGTAATAACTAATATGTAGAGATCACATCATGGATACGTGCATATTTATATCAATAGGTCAATAATGTATTAATATTAAAGTTCGAACTCATTGTTTCCCCTGCAGAAAATATTGACACTTTTAATATTAGACAGGTTTAGAGATATTAAGACATTGTAGCAACTGAACTCTTTGACGTATGTATCTAGTTGCGGAGGGAGAGTAGAAGTTACGGATTTGGCCGAACTTAGTAGCTTTGGTTCAGActatgtatttgtcttaaaacatTTATTGAATATGtgcaaattattaatttagaattcaGTAACTTAAAAATTTAGACTCCTGAACACAAACTTCAAATTATGGTTCCACCTATGTATGTATAATCTAACTAGTCTCTggacacgtgcgttgcacgtgtatcccATAGTAATAAGTACAAACATTTTAAAAcgatataaataatattaaaatatatgTACAATAAGGAAATACAAATTCTGCCTTAATTAATTATTGAATATAAATACTATTTAAACAACAAATATTAGTTATATAAATACGATTGTCATACCAAATATTCAATTTGATATTTTCCTTGCCTCTTTATATTTGGACAACATGTAGTTTATATTTGAATATGAGCAACGTCGGTTATAGTTGCGGATACTTCACGTCTAGAAGTTCCTACTTTGTCTTTAAGAAATTGAAGCCTTCTTACTTTTACAGTAGCATACATATCAAGAAGCTGTTGGAGGATGAAAGTTGTAACTTGTAGAAGTTGTATAGA includes these proteins:
- the LOC107792969 gene encoding tetraspanin-19; the encoded protein is MTRMARSCMQSLLKVVNSAIGMVGIAMILYALWMFRVWHKQMGPTPPPFFGPDAPAPWFIYSTLGLGITLCVVTCSGHIAAETASGCCLYIYMVFVFLLLMIEAAVTVDVFLNRNWEEDFPEDTTGNFDELKHFLKENFDICKWVGLSVVTVQAVSILLAMILKALGPHPERYHYESDDDYIPDRVPLLKNYVPSPSYVVGDPVYGSKNDAWNIRINSKASR